One part of the Peromyscus eremicus chromosome 18, PerEre_H2_v1, whole genome shotgun sequence genome encodes these proteins:
- the Hal gene encoding histidine ammonia-lyase produces the protein MPRYTVHVRGEWLAVPCRDGKLTVGWLGREAVRRYMKNKPDNGGFASVDEVRFLVRRCKGLGLLDNEDLLEVALEDNEFVEVVIEGDVMSPDFIPSQPEGVFLYSKYREPEKYIALDGDSLSTEDLVNLGKGRYKIKLTSTAEKKVQQSREVIDSIIKEKTVVYGITTGFGKFARTVIPIHKLQELQVNLVRSHSSGVGKPLSPERCRMLLALRINVLAKGYSGISLETLKQVIEVFNASCLSYVPEKGTVGASGDLAPLSHLALGLIGEGKMWSPKSGWADAKYVLEAHGLKPVVLKPKEGLALINGTQMITSLGCEAVERAIAITRQADIVAALTLEVLKGTTKAFDTDIHAVRPHRGQIEVAFRFRSLLDSDHHPSEIAESHRFCDRVQDAYTLRCCPQVHGVVNDTIAFVKDIITTELNSATDNPMVFASRGETISGGNFHGEYPAKALDYLAIGIHELAAISERRIERLCNPSLSELPAFLVAEGGLNSGFMIAHCTAAALVSENKALCHPSSVDSLSTSAATEDHVSMGGWAARKALRVVEHVEQDLSSQPGRRTTPNKIKELSPGIISTK, from the exons ATGCCGAGGTACACGGTGCACGTGCGTGGGGAATGGCTGGCGGTGCCCTGCAGGGACGGGAAGCTCACGGTAGGCTGGCTGGGCCGCGAGGCCGTGCGGCGCTACATGAAGAACAAACCGGACAACGGTGGCTTCGCCTCGGTGGACGAAGTGCGCTTCCTCGTGCGCCGGTGCAAGGGCCTGGGCCTGCTGGATAACGAGGACCTGCTGGAGGTGGCCTTGGAGGACAATGAGTTCGTCGAAGTGG TCATCGAAGGCGATGTAATGTCTCCTGACTTCATTCCCTCACAGCCGGAAGGAGTTTTCCT ATACAGCAAATATCGGGAGCCTGAAAAG TACATTGCCTTAGATGGGGACAGTCTGAGCACGGAGGATCTGGTCAACTTGGGAAAGGGACGTTACAAGATAAAG CTCACTTCAACTGCTGAGAAGAAAGTGCAGCAGTCGAGAGAAGTCATAGACagcatcataaaagaaaaaacag TTGTTTACGGCATCACCACAGGCTTTGGGAAATTTGCCAGAACGGTAATCCCCATCCATAAGCTACA GGAGCTCCAGGTCAACTTAGTTCGTTCCCATTCTTCAG GTGTCGGGAAACCACTCAGCCCCGAGAGGTGCCGGATGCTCTTGGCTTTGAGGATCAATGTTCTAGCCAAAGGATACAGCGGGATCTCCTTGGAGACCCTGAAGCAAGTTATTGAAGTATTTAATG CCTCCTGCCTATCCTACGTTCCAGAGAAAGGAACTGTTGGTGCCAGTGGAGACCTTGCGCCCCTCTCTCATCTTGCTCTGGGACTCATTGGCGAAGGAAAGATGTGGTCCCCAAAGAGTGGCTGGGCTGACGCTAAATAT GTCCTAGAAGCCCATGGGTTGAAACCAGTTGTTCTGAAACCAAAAGAG GGCCTGGCACTCATTAATGGGACACAGATGATCACTTCCCTGGGCTGTGAAGCTGTGGAGCGGGCCATCGCCATCACCCGGCAGGCTGACATTGTGGCTGCCTTAACCCTTGAGGTGCTGAAGGGCACCACCAAAGCCTTCGATACTG ACATTCATGCTGTCCGCCCTCACCGAGGGCAAATTGAAGTTGCTTTCCGGTTCCGGTCACTCTTGGACTCAGACCACCACCCATCAGAAATTGCAG AAAGCCACAGGTTCTGTGACCGTGTCCAAGACGCGTACACCTTACGCTGCTGTCCACAG GTCCACGGTGTGGTGAATGACACCATAGCGTTTGTGAAGGACATCATCACTACAGAGCTCAACAGTGCCACAGACAACCCT ATGGTTTTTGCCAGTCGAGGAGAGACAATTTCAGGAGGAAACTTCCATGGTGAATACCCAGCCAAA GCCCTGGACTATTTGGCCATTGGCATCCATGAACTTGCGGCAATCAGTGAAAGAAGAATCGAAAGGCTGTGTAACCCCTCCCTCAGTGAGCTGCCTGCCTTCCTGGTGGCTGAAGGAGGTCTGAACTCGGGATTCATGATAGCCCACTGCACGGCAGCAGCCCTGG TTTCTGAGAACAAGGCTCTCTGTCATCCTTCATCTGTGGACTCACTCTCGACCAGCGCCGCCACGGAGGACCACGTCTCCATGGGAGGATGGGCAGCTAGGAAGGCCCTCAGGGTCGTCGAGCATGTAGAACAAG ACCTTTCCTCTCAGCCAGGACGCCGTACCACACCCAACAAAATTAAAGAGCTGAGCCCTGGTATCATCAGCACCAAATAA